A portion of the Trueperaceae bacterium genome contains these proteins:
- a CDS encoding ribonuclease HII yields MDAPEEAAPPGWAFERRLWAAGHAAVAGIDEAGRGALAGPIVAAAVVLPYGPHPYRDSKTVTARRRVAWAASIRATAIAWGVGFVDAADVDALGVPDATREAARRALAAFPRPPTALVTDHLTLPGPWTVLAPPRADGASLQAAAASVLAKTARDRWMAEVAEARWPAYGFARHKGYGVAAHLEALRTHGPCEVHRRRFAPVARMPPFSGAESGRGA; encoded by the coding sequence ATGGACGCGCCAGAGGAGGCCGCGCCGCCCGGGTGGGCGTTCGAACGCCGCTTGTGGGCCGCGGGGCACGCCGCCGTCGCAGGGATCGACGAGGCGGGCCGCGGGGCGCTGGCCGGACCGATCGTCGCGGCCGCCGTCGTCCTGCCGTACGGCCCGCACCCCTACCGCGACAGCAAGACCGTCACGGCGCGACGTCGCGTCGCGTGGGCGGCGTCGATTCGCGCCACCGCGATCGCGTGGGGCGTCGGGTTCGTCGACGCCGCCGACGTCGACGCCCTGGGGGTGCCCGACGCCACCCGCGAAGCGGCCCGGCGGGCGCTCGCGGCGTTCCCTCGACCCCCGACCGCGCTGGTGACCGACCACCTGACGCTGCCGGGACCGTGGACGGTGCTGGCGCCCCCCCGCGCCGACGGCGCCAGCCTGCAGGCGGCCGCCGCCAGCGTCCTGGCGAAGACCGCCCGCGACCGCTGGATGGCGGAGGTCGCCGAGGCCCGCTGGCCGGCGTACGGGTTCGCGCGGCACAAGGGGTACGGCGTCGCCGCCCACCTCGAGGCGTTGCGGACGCACGGCCCGTGCGAGGTGCACCGGCGCCGCTTCGCGCCGGTCGCGCGCATGCCGCCGTTCTCCGGAGCGGAGTCCGGACGCGGGGCGTGA
- a CDS encoding metallophosphoesterase family protein, whose product MRYLVIGDVHGNLAALDAVLKDAHGRGFDAVAFLGDAVGYAPDADAVIERVAELAPSVAVAGNHDVDLLTFRDGGTPAAPLDADVADVLRRQADALSDASVAWLRALPRHWIGDAFEAHHGAPGDPWRYVTDLAAADAALDALHAPLALVGHTHVPRATLFVERPDGTRTGRVVPFEGATATYDVPAQARGFFNPGSVGQPRDGDPRAAYGVLDVGAPCRLEGVRVPYDVEATASAVRAAGYPERFAARLAEGL is encoded by the coding sequence GTGCGGTATCTCGTGATCGGTGACGTGCACGGCAACCTCGCCGCCCTCGACGCGGTCCTGAAGGACGCGCACGGGCGGGGGTTCGACGCCGTCGCGTTCCTCGGGGACGCCGTCGGGTACGCCCCCGACGCCGACGCCGTGATCGAACGGGTGGCGGAGCTCGCCCCGAGCGTGGCGGTCGCCGGGAACCACGACGTCGACCTCCTGACGTTCCGCGACGGAGGCACCCCCGCCGCGCCCCTCGACGCGGACGTCGCCGACGTCCTCCGCCGGCAGGCGGACGCGCTCTCCGACGCCTCGGTCGCGTGGCTCCGGGCCCTTCCCCGGCACTGGATCGGCGATGCGTTCGAAGCGCACCACGGGGCGCCCGGCGACCCGTGGCGGTACGTGACCGACCTCGCGGCCGCCGACGCGGCCCTGGACGCCCTCCACGCGCCGCTGGCGTTGGTGGGGCACACGCACGTCCCCCGCGCGACGCTGTTCGTCGAGCGTCCGGACGGAACCCGCACCGGGCGGGTCGTGCCGTTCGAGGGCGCGACCGCGACGTACGACGTCCCGGCGCAGGCCCGCGGGTTCTTCAACCCCGGGTCGGTCGGGCAACCCCGCGACGGCGACCCGCGCGCGGCGTACGGCGTGCTGGACGTCGGTGCCCCCTGCCGGCTCGAGGGCGTCCGCGTGCCCTACGACGTGGAGGCGACGGCGAGCGCGGTCCGCGCGGCGGGGTACCCCGAACGGTTCGCCGCGCGCCTCGCGGAGGGCCTGTGA
- the ricT gene encoding regulatory iron-sulfur-containing complex subunit RicT, which translates to MQSCIGVRFDNGPKIHWMDASGVADAAPPVGTRCIVRSRRGVEVGTVRTEPRPRERSAGEVLRAAHDEDLARAQRLAQKAEDLTWLLRARARQEGVRLKIVSLEFTLDEAALAVQYTAENHPSLRGLTQELARHTGARVEFVNVGPRDESRILGTLGACGTGSCSSTWMQSFNSVSIRMARDQQLPLNPEKISGPCGRLMCCLQFEHPTYKELLGRLPKRGGKACHTDTGACGKVVKLDPLRGTADLKTDDGYLEGVPADKLERPHKR; encoded by the coding sequence GTGCAGAGTTGCATCGGCGTTCGTTTCGACAACGGACCGAAGATCCACTGGATGGACGCGAGCGGCGTGGCGGACGCCGCCCCCCCGGTCGGGACCCGCTGCATCGTGCGCAGCCGCCGAGGCGTGGAGGTCGGCACGGTCCGTACCGAACCCCGCCCGCGGGAACGGAGCGCCGGCGAGGTGCTCCGCGCGGCGCACGACGAGGACCTGGCGAGGGCGCAGCGCTTGGCGCAGAAGGCGGAGGACCTGACGTGGTTGCTGCGGGCGCGCGCCCGGCAGGAGGGCGTTCGCCTGAAGATCGTGTCGCTCGAGTTCACGCTGGACGAGGCGGCGTTGGCGGTGCAGTACACCGCGGAGAACCACCCGTCGTTGCGGGGCCTCACGCAGGAGCTCGCGCGCCATACCGGCGCGCGGGTGGAGTTCGTGAACGTCGGGCCGCGCGACGAATCCCGGATCCTCGGGACGCTCGGGGCGTGCGGGACGGGATCGTGCTCGTCGACGTGGATGCAGAGCTTCAACTCGGTGTCGATCCGCATGGCCCGCGACCAGCAGCTGCCGCTCAACCCCGAGAAGATCAGCGGTCCCTGCGGGCGGCTGATGTGCTGCCTGCAGTTCGAGCACCCGACCTACAAGGAACTGTTGGGGCGCCTCCCGAAGCGCGGGGGGAAGGCCTGCCACACCGACACCGGCGCGTGCGGGAAGGTCGTCAAGCTCGATCCGTTGCGCGGCACCGCCGACCTCAAGACCGACGACGGGTACCTCGAGGGCGTCCCCGCCGACAAGCTCGAGCGACCCCACAAACGCTGA